In the Oscarella lobularis chromosome 9, ooOscLobu1.1, whole genome shotgun sequence genome, AAGGGAAACTCGTCATCAGTAATAGGAAGTTGCGTTGGAGCTTGATAAGGATAAGGATTAATTCTAACGACCTGAAAACAACAGAGGCATAGAAGGAAAGGGAACTAAGACTATATTTTTACTTACTTCGTATCCTATGATTCCGTTAATCGTTTGCGCTTCGTGAAGTCGCAGCAAATTCGTCACCGTTTCCGCGTCGATCAACTCGCCGCGATCCCTCACGTAGAACACAACGATTGCGTGATTCTCCGCTTGGTTTTCTGTCGTCGCATTGATgatcgtcacgacgacgggtctctcttctcgtcgccgtcgtttctccACGGTCGCCGCGAGGATTTTCGCCTCGTTGTAGGCCTCTTCGAGATTGCTCGTCATAAACAAAAGCCACTCCAAATCGCTCAGATGAATATCCAAGAAATTGAGTCGGAACACGAGCTCCGTCCAAAAAGCGATTGGAGGATAACGCGTGGGGGAAATAGGAGTCGATTCGTTCGCTGGAGAAGTCGCTGTAGTAGGAAGACGGTTCGTTGGAGTCGTTGGCGACTCCGTGGCTATAGGAGATGACGGAGATGTCATCGACGTAGCGGGCGTTGGAGCGGGCGTTGCGAATTCTGTAGCATTCGTCGGGATTTCAGTTGTCGGAAGCGACGAAGTGGCGTTTTCAGTCGTCGTAGTTGGAGTAGCCGTTTCAGAAGCAGGCGAAACGGTCCCTGTAGCATTAGTGGGTCTCAATTCCGTAGCATTCACCGTAGGACTCGAAGCagaagtcgaagaaataGTTGGAAACGTCGTAGCATTACCCAGTGCAGGTATCACTGTCGCATTTAACGTAGGACTAACAGCAGAAGCGGTAGAAATGTTTCCTGACGTCGCATTCGTTGGAAATCTCGACGTAGAAGTCGCATTCGCCGTAGGACTAGGAGCGGACGTGGTAGAAACGTTTCCTGACGTTGAAGATGGAACAAACGTCGTAGCATCGGTCGTCGTTGTTGCATTCACCGTAGGACTCGTAGAAACATTGCTTCGCGACGTTGCATTCACTGGAAACGTCGCAGAAGTAGCAGAGACATTTCCGGGCGTTGCATCGCTTGGAAACGTCGGCGTAGAAGGAGCTGGGGCCGCAGTAGATATAGGAAACGTCGCATTCACTGTAGAACTGGGCGCAGAAGTAGTAGAGATATTCCCAGACGTCGCATTTGTTAGAAACGGCGGCGTAGAAGGGACTAGAGTCGCTGAACTGGGTGCAGAAGTGGTAGAAAAATTCCCAGATGTTGCGTTCGTTGGAAACGTCGGCGTAGAAGGAACTAGAGTCGCAGCAGAAGTGGTAGAGATATTTCCGGCTGTTGCATTCGTTGGAAACGCCGTAGAACTGGGCGCAGAAGTAGTAGAGACATTTCCAGGCGTCGCGTTTGTCGGAAAAGTGGGCGTAGACGAAACCAGCGCCGCAGAAGTCGGTGGAAAAGTAGTAGAAACATTTCGTGATGCCACATTCGTCGTTGAAGGGCTGGTAGGAAAACTCGGAGTAGGTTTCGTTGGCGGCACCGTCTCTGTTGCGTTCACCATCAAAGCTGCAGAGGAAAAAGCCGCAGTAGACGATACAAAGTCGACCAGGCGAACTGCACTCGATGTCAGCACGGGAAAAACGAAGGAAGAGCTCGGTAGAACCATAGGTAATCGAAACAAAGTCGAAGAAGCAACCGCGAGTGCTGACGTTGTCTCCAAGACCGCGCTACTCGTCGCAgacgttgaaaaaaattgtagtGATGTCGACAAAGGTTCTACGAGAGAAAGCGAGCTCGTTATTCCGACGCTAAGCTCCGCTGACGAAGATGGGAATACAAACGTCGATGCTGTGCTTGAAATCGAGGAGAAATTGCGTACAGAAAACGTAGCCTCCGGCTCCAGCACAGACGTTGAAGAAACGggaagaaacgccgtcgaagtgaccaagagagacgacgcaATAACGGTCGAATTATCAGCAACGCCTGGCTGAGATGTCGAAGATAGAAAAGATGGGAAAACAGCTGATGTTGACTGTACAAAGTCCGAGGCAAAACTCAATGAAAAGACGAACGTCGAAGCGCTAAATCTCGAACTTGACGGCGGTATCAAGGCCGAAGAAACAGTCAGAGACGATTCAAACGACGAACTTGAAATAATCGGAGACAATacggaagacgacgccgacaatTCTGCAATCGAGGAGACAAAGTCGACAATTTGAGAAGGAAGAATCGTTTCACTTGGCACCAGAGACGAAGTTGAAGTTCGAATGCGAGAAAGAATCGTGGCTGATGACGTCTGCACGAAAACGGCATCAGATGAAATAAGCAGAGATGACGAGACGTCAGGAAATCGCCCCAGAGATGACGACAAAattggaggagaagaaaaagaagcaattgTCTTCGTTGGAAAGTCAATAACCGGCGGAAACAACGAAacagagaacgaagaagttGTTGACAACGTTGGCAGCGAAACGGTATCAAAAACAGCCGTTGAAATCAACGACACAAAGCCAataatcgtcgacgatgaagGAGAAAACATCGCAACAATCGTAGGCGACGGCTCCAAGGAAATTGATGACTGTGCGCCAGACGAAgtgatcgacgtcgaggaaACTTCAGAAACTATCGCCGCCGTACTGGATACAACGAATCGgtgagacgaagaagaaaaaatcgtcgtacTTGGAACTAAGTCGTCGAAACTGCTGATAGGAATAATTGTAGAGTTCACGATAGGAATTGGAGTAGACAACTCAGCGGAAACCCGTACTGATGAAGTGAAAATTGACGAAGATATTCCAGCAAATCCTACGtcactcgacgacgaaacgacgtcgaaaaattcagaagaaatcgtcagGCCAatagacgaaaaagacgacgtcaaagatgAACTTGAAAACGGCAAAGAGGAAAAttcagatatcgacgaaGTGCCAGCGATAtcgagagacgaagaaaaggatgCCGTTGACGTAGCAACAGGTATTTGATCGTCCGAACTACGGATGAGACTcactgaagagaagaacgctTCAGCGAAGACAGAACTACTTTCTAAAGCCGTCGACAAGCGAGTGCCGACGATTGATGACGAGCTAAATAAGAAGCCGGTGCTACTAACTTCACGAACGTCAACTGATGACAACCCCGTGCTACTGGGATCAGGGACgtcgaatgacgacgtcatttgaaCCGGAAACGAGACGGCCAATGAAGTTGAACGCAATAAAAATTCCGAGCTAATATCCGTCAGTGTTGAACCTGAAATCGAGGGAATAGTCGGCGCCACAGCCGAGGATAAAGCCGAATTGTTCGCGGGTCGTACCGCTGTTGATACGAGAGACGACGCCGGAGGAAGAGTCGGTTCAACGGCAGTTGGAATAACAGAGGAAGTTCTCAGTGACACCATCAAGGAaacgtccgacgacgatagaAGAGAAGTCGAGAAATCGGCTGGAAGAATTgctgacgaagaagaagaagtggCTGTTCCAATTGAAAATTGACTTGAAGCTATTGAGGATGAGGAGAGAGCTGAGATGAAGACCGAAGAGAATGACGTTGAGAAATCCAGAGGAACGATTGATGACGAAGTGGTTGAGATGAAGACTGAAGAGGACGACGGTTCTGGCGCTACTACGCTCGAAAATCGACTCGATAAAAACGACGTAGTTTCCAGTGGAAGCTGCGTTGAAGATTCGACGAATAACAAAGTCTCTGGCTCGGCTACGGAGCTCATAATCGATTGAAAAGTCGACGCAGATGAGAGCGCAGAACTGACAGAAGACGCCGAACTGCTCACAAGAGCCGGAGTCGATGACGGCTCAAGAAACTCGACAAGTGAAGACGAGACATTGAGCAGGGGCAGTGAATCTGACGACTGGAATACGACGACCCTGCTGGGACGCAATTGAGTCGATGCTACCGTCTCAGTCGAAGTTATTAACGACGAAAATTGACTTGAGTCTATTGTCACCGTTCGCAGAGAAGCCAAACTTGTCGCACGTATAGAAACGGTCGGAGTCACGGTACGAGTGAGCGGAAATCTCGTCGACAAACTCGACTGAGGCGGCGGCTCAACAACcaacgttgtcgtcgctatgggcattcgaaacgaaggcaGTGTAGGCATCGGAATTGTCGCGGACGACGGCACGTAGACAGAATTAAGAACTGGAAACGACGCAGATGGAAGAGCAGTCGCTTGCACGCCACTGACCGACGGCAAACGATCAGAAGAAGTAATTTCAAACGAAGGAGTCGAAGTGAGATCTTCTGGAGCGAAATCTTTTGAAGAGATCGTTTCCAATGAAGAAGTTGAAGTGACCTTCGATGTAACCGAAGGAAAACCTTCTGAAGAGACGATATCaaaggaagaagtcgaagtgAGACTTTGTAGTGGTAATTCtttcgaagaaatcgtttccaATGACGGAGTTGAAGTGACAGCCGTCGCTAGCTTCGCTGTAGTAGACAGAAAACCCTCTGAAGAAACGATAtcaaacgaagaagtcgaagtgAGACTTTGTAGTGGCAAATCtttcgaagaaatcgtttccaatgaagaaattgaagtgaCCTTCGACGAAAAACCTTCTGAAGAAACAATATCAAACGAAGAAGTGGAAGTGAGACCTTGCAGAAATGCAACCGTCGACGTAGGCGACACCAAATCTTTAGAAGAGATCGTTTCCAATGAAAGAGGTGACGTAGCTGATGGCAAACCTTCCGAAGAGAAAATCAGAGTTGAAGTAGCACTCTCTCCCACGGTGGATGTTGGAATCGAAACGCTCTCTCCAATTGCGACGCTTGAAGATGAAACTTCCACGTCtattctcgacgacgctgatAAAACTCCAGTTTCAATAGACGCTGAGCTCGCTATCACCATTGCTGTGGACGCTTTGGCCGTCATTCTCCCCGCGGAACTGCTTATCATTTCGAATTCTGGAGATGGATTTATGGTGAAGACGTTTTCAACATCAATAGAGCTGACTATTGAAGGATTCAGCGAGAAAAACTCCGATGCGCGCTCTGAGCGAGACGGCAACATCGGTGTCGGCACGagagccgtcgtcgacgtagcGGCGGTTATAGAAGGAACAAGAAACGATGGAACAGGAAACGAATTTGAAACGACTCCGctcgaagaaagaaattgacttTCCGATTGAAAATTGACGGCAGAACTATCCGGTGCTGATTCGGCTGACGAGATTACTTGATGAAATGCTGCGATTGATGATTCCGGTAGTAGGAGCGAGTCGGATACTGGTGAAGAAGGCtcgagaaacgacgtcgggGAGAACGACGCTGAAGTCGTCGGATCAAAAgtcgttgaagaaagaaaagcgctAGTTTCGGACGGGccaaacgacgtcagatCAACTCCGGGCGACGATCCGGCAACATAAAGAGAAGAATCAAACATCGCTGACGAAACGAGCAGAGCCGAACTTTCTATTCCTTGACTGTACTCTTGACTTGACGCCTGTACCTCCAGCACAGATTCTTGGCGAGCCGTCATTGATGTGCTGATCTCATAGGCGCTTACAGACGGTAAAGGAACGAACGTAGAGAGAGCCACTTGATTTGAATCACTGAGTAGAGCTGATTCTGGTTGTCCTGACGACTGAATCACTGCCGACGGAAAAAGAGAGGCCCCTGTTACCGTAGAAGACGTTTGAAATAGAAAAGCCCTCAAAGTGCTGCCAGATAGCGATGTTGAATTTGGAAgtttcgaaaaagaaaaacgtccgGTGGAGAAATCCACAGGAGACAATCGTATAGTCTCCGTGGGCGTTGCACGAGCAGTAAAAAGCGAAGGAGCAGATGTAGAATCTGAAGCCATTGATAATCTGGACGATTGAATCACCACCGTTGATGGGGCAATAGAGCTCGCTTTTACAGACTTCTCACTAGAAGGAGACGTTTGATAAAGAACAGACGATTGTCTCAATACTTCAgacgaaaattgaaggccAACAGACAAAGATGCTTCGCccaaaagagaagaacgtctGGAGGAGAATTCAGCAGATTTAGAATTTGAAGTGTATTCCACACTGGGCGCCAACGATTGAATCACCGTTGAGGAAGCAATAGAACTCGACGTTTTCAATACTTCAGGCGACGATTGAAAGCCAACAGACccttctttcaaaaaagaaaactccgCAGACGACAAAGTAGACAATCTTATAGTTTCCGTCGGCATTGGAcgagcagcagaagaaagagTCACCAGGCTACATGACGGTTCAGAACCATCCCACTGTCCTGAAGCCAAACACGTTAGGGAATCATTTCCCTGGAGCGCGTAGCCTTGATCACACATGAAGGTAACAACAGTGCCATATACACTTGCGTTGCTATCTTTTGAGCCGCTCCGCGGTGCAGTTAGTTCAGGGCACGTCCGGATAATACATCCCGGCTCCGTTTCATTCCAAAATCCACTCGCTTCACATTGAATTGTCCCGGACCCGTTTCTATCAAATCCTTCATCACATATAAATGAAATTACAGAGCTGATGTTGGCCTCGCTGTCGCTGATGCCAATTACTGATCCGTTATTGATTGGAGGAATGGTGCACGTGATTTTTTCACAGGTTGGAGTTGATGCATTCCATTGCGCGTTTGCCTGACATTCTAATGATCTATTTCCAACCAGTCTGAACGTCTCCATGCATCCAAACGATAGCACGTCACCGAAACGTGTTCCATTTCCGAGAATATACCCATTGGAAGGATCAATAAGATTAGGACATTTGACAATGACACACTGTGGAACACTTCCACTCCAACGACCTTGATTATCATCACCAGATTCACAAGTCAGTTCAGGGTCTCCGGATAGAATAAAGCCGTCATCGCAAAGGAACTTCACGTTCGTGCCAAACTCCGTCTCATTTGTACTTTTAGATCCGTTTTCTGGCGTGCCAAGAGAGGAGCAATAAATTCCTAAAACTAACATCTCGCATAATATAGATTCAATAGTATAAGTACTGTATTATTTACGTGAGCACACTGGATCACTTCCACTCCATTGTCCCATTGATGGATTGGTCAAGTCACATTCACAGGTGCGAACTAGATTTCCACTGGTCAAGTTGTATCCCTCATCACACTTCAATTGAGCAGTGAAAGTGAGTCCGGTTGGCAGATCTTCCGGTTCCCTATCATCGATAGGAGAAACGTGATCAGGCAATGGAGCCAAACTGTCACATTCCACATCGTCAATTTCTAGAACATCAAAATAAGGATTTAGTTGACTGAGACAATGCGTCGTCCTACGAGTGCAAAAGAACAGTCGAACTATCTGTCCGTTGCTGGATATCCACACTCCGTTGACGcacgtcaacgtcacgctGCTTTCTCCActaatttcaatttcgtgGCATGGGTCGCATGTAATTGTAGCGATTGCTCCATTCGTCACATTTTGGGTGTCTACTGCTCCATTTGACGGAGCAATTCGAGCGCAATCTGTTCAGTTTGAGACGTTAGACGCGTGAAGAGCTCGCCTAACGCGCGTACGTAGAAACGCTGGGTTCTCTAAGCTCCCCGGATAAAGCAACACCCTACTCTAAAACACGAGCGTTGTTCGTGCGAGAATGTACTATGCGCGAGCGGGAATAAGCTTTAGGTCCCTTTCAACGCTCGCTCAAACCCCACGCTACCACAAGATTAGCATCCGTTTGGTATCCAAGCGACGCCTGTAAACATTCTACGAACAGGGGTCCCCCTTTCCCTAACGTAGctcaaaaacgcgtctcgGGCTTCTCAG is a window encoding:
- the LOC136191497 gene encoding streptococcal hemagglutinin-like isoform X1 gives rise to the protein MGQSDVLGWLVVVLFASLGERFVVAQDCARIAPSNGAVDTQNVTNGAIATITCDPCHEIEISGESSVTLTCVNGVWISSNGQIVRLFFCTQIDDVECDSLAPLPDHVSPIDDREPEDLPTGLTFTAQLKCDEGYNLTSGNLVRTCECDLTNPSMGQWSGSDPVCSLLGIYCSSLGTPENGSKSTNETEFGTNVKFLCDDGFILSGDPELTCESGDDNQGRWSGSVPQCVIVKCPNLIDPSNGYILGNGTRFGDVLSFGCMETFRLVGNRSLECQANAQWNASTPTCEKITCTIPPINNGSVIGISDSEANISSVISFICDEGFDRNGSGTIQCEASGFWNETEPGCIIRTCPELTAPRSGSKDSNASVYGTVVTFMCDQGYALQGNDSLTCLASGQWDGSEPSCSLVTLSSAARPMPTETIRLSTLSSAEFSFLKEGSVGFQSSPEVLKTSSSIASSTVIQSLAPSVEYTSNSKSAEFSSRRSSLLGEASLSVGLQFSSEVLRQSSVLYQTSPSSEKSVKASSIAPSTVVIQSSRLSMASDSTSAPSLFTARATPTETIRLSPVDFSTGRFSFSKLPNSTSLSGSTLRAFLFQTSSTVTGASLFPSAVIQSSGQPESALLSDSNQVALSTFVPLPSVSAYEISTSMTARQESVLEVQASSQEYSQGIESSALLVSSAMFDSSLYVAGSSPGVDLTSFGPSETSAFLSSTTFDPTTSASFSPTSFLEPSSPVSDSLLLPESSIAAFHQVISSAESAPDSSAVNFQSESQFLSSSGVVSNSFPVPSFLVPSITAATSTTALVPTPMLPSRSERASEFFSLNPSIVSSIDVENVFTINPSPEFEMISSSAGRMTAKASTAMVIASSASIETGVLSASSRIDVEVSSSSVAIGESVSIPTSTVGESATSTLIFSSEGLPSATSPLSLETISSKDLVSPTSTVAFLQGLTSTSSFDIVSSEGFSSKVTSISSLETISSKDLPLQSLTSTSSFDIVSSEGFLSTTAKLATAVTSTPSLETISSKELPLQSLTSTSSFDIVSSEGFPSVTSKVTSTSSLETISSKDFAPEDLTSTPSFEITSSDRLPSVSGVQATALPSASFPVLNSVYVPSSATIPMPTLPSFRMPIATTTLVVEPPPQSSLSTRFPLTRTVTPTVSIRATSLASLRTVTIDSSQFSSLITSTETVASTQLRPSRVVVFQSSDSLPLLNVSSSLVEFLEPSSTPALVSSSASSVSSALSSASTFQSIMSSVAEPETLLFVESSTQLPLETTSFLSSRFSSVVAPEPSSSSVFISTTSSSIVPLDFSTSFSSVFISALSSSSIASSQFSIGTATSSSSSAILPADFSTSLLSSSDVSLMVSLRTSSVIPTAVEPTLPPASSLVSTAVRPANNSALSSAVAPTIPSISGSTLTDISSEFLLRSTSLAVSFPVQMTSSFDVPDPSSTGLSSVDVREVSSTGFLFSSSSIVGTRLSTALESSSVFAEAFFSSVSLIRSSDDQIPVATSTASFSSSLDIAGTSSISEFSSLPFSSSSLTSSFSSIGLTISSEFFDVVSSSSDVGFAGISSSIFTSSVRVSAELSTPIPIVNSTIIPISSFDDLVPSTTIFSSSSHRFVVSSTAAIVSEVSSTSITSSGAQSSISLEPSPTIVAMFSPSSSTIIGFVSLISTAVFDTVSLPTLSTTSSFSVSLFPPVIDFPTKTIASFSSPPILSSSLGRFPDVSSSLLISSDAVFVQTSSATILSRIRTSTSSLVPSETILPSQIVDFVSSIAELSASSSVLSPIISSSSFESSLTVSSALIPPSSSRFSASTFVFSLSFASDFVQSTSAVFPSFLSSTSQPGVADNSTVIASSLLVTSTAFLPVSSTSVLEPEATFSVRNFSSISSTASTFVFPSSSAELSVGITSSLSLVEPLSTSLQFFSTSATSSAVLETTSALAVASSTLFRLPMVLPSSSFVFPVLTSSAVRLVDFVSSTAAFSSAALMVNATETVPPTKPTPSFPTSPSTTNVASRNVSTTFPPTSAALVSSTPTFPTNATPGNVSTTSAPSSTAFPTNATAGNISTTSAATLVPSTPTFPTNATSGNFSTTSAPSSATLVPSTPPFLTNATSGNISTTSAPSSTVNATFPISTAAPAPSTPTFPSDATPGNVSATSATFPVNATSRSNVSTSPTVNATTTTDATTFVPSSTSGNVSTTSAPSPTANATSTSRFPTNATSGNISTASAVSPTLNATVIPALGNATTFPTISSTSASSPTVNATELRPTNATGTVSPASETATPTTTTENATSSLPTTEIPTNATEFATPAPTPATSMTSPSSPIATESPTTPTNRLPTTATSPANESTPISPTRYPPIAFWTELVFRLNFLDIHLSDLEWLLFMTSNLEEAYNEAKILAATVEKRRRREERPVVVTIINATTENQAENHAIVVFYVRDRGELIDAETVTNLLRLHEAQTINGIIGYEVVRINPYPYQAPTQLPITDDEFPLWAIVLIIVLTICLLLLLLLIICYCCWRSKYTDKVTLLQQPEYVGGKRLEEGSEPPGIELKHYNDILKEKLPPSQPIASWIEEDDDADDEADVEQRKIIVVESQDESSRDDVRKPLPDIRDAEEATSESPPGEYATIERSHVAAAAEISASLAPVLKASFPERRLPMIPLYRRVSVSRTSAETQMSLPATPKSSTASLSAAEPPPSKEEVEIRQELSLEIFRREEEERAREREEKEKAEAAASAFTEAQKKHIEQTMRQKADVERWRNKQRQRERHRQMEKEMKKKQDEEWRQLAEKKAAEKRRKERKERKEAQKELAGILDPEATQFEEITKRNIRRSSSKTRHWKKSTRSQIHPEIFHESPRSPVVWQPPPPPPPPPTSNHVVQVQPIPDSSPSPSPQQPELASPPRRRTLPTQPSHPPYDPRLGPRPPARSTMSRPKSASVVPYPTMGAPLLVQPRNERPYTAGAPPAMMHASTFSARPVASAWGEQQRVPGEQPVHVTPVYRTQSAQGHHVWNPYDNYRQSFQTLYSPSEPELSQPAAPPVYFPGSRSSTSMPQPQLPIQLGSRAPAPAPAPPSHVAPAPMQQPLVKAIQDELERLQRGRKIDHT
- the LOC136191497 gene encoding streptococcal hemagglutinin-like isoform X2; its protein translation is MGQSDVLGWLVVVLFASLGERFVVAQDCARIAPSNGAVDTQNVTNGAIATITCDPCHEIEISGESSVTLTCVNGVWISSNGQIVRLFFCTQIDDVECDSLAPLPDHVSPIDDREPEDLPTGLTFTAQLKCDEGYNLTSGNLVRTCECDLTNPSMGQWSGSDPVCSRIYCSSLGTPENGSKSTNETEFGTNVKFLCDDGFILSGDPELTCESGDDNQGRWSGSVPQCVIVKCPNLIDPSNGYILGNGTRFGDVLSFGCMETFRLVGNRSLECQANAQWNASTPTCEKITCTIPPINNGSVIGISDSEANISSVISFICDEGFDRNGSGTIQCEASGFWNETEPGCIIRTCPELTAPRSGSKDSNASVYGTVVTFMCDQGYALQGNDSLTCLASGQWDGSEPSCSLVTLSSAARPMPTETIRLSTLSSAEFSFLKEGSVGFQSSPEVLKTSSSIASSTVIQSLAPSVEYTSNSKSAEFSSRRSSLLGEASLSVGLQFSSEVLRQSSVLYQTSPSSEKSVKASSIAPSTVVIQSSRLSMASDSTSAPSLFTARATPTETIRLSPVDFSTGRFSFSKLPNSTSLSGSTLRAFLFQTSSTVTGASLFPSAVIQSSGQPESALLSDSNQVALSTFVPLPSVSAYEISTSMTARQESVLEVQASSQEYSQGIESSALLVSSAMFDSSLYVAGSSPGVDLTSFGPSETSAFLSSTTFDPTTSASFSPTSFLEPSSPVSDSLLLPESSIAAFHQVISSAESAPDSSAVNFQSESQFLSSSGVVSNSFPVPSFLVPSITAATSTTALVPTPMLPSRSERASEFFSLNPSIVSSIDVENVFTINPSPEFEMISSSAGRMTAKASTAMVIASSASIETGVLSASSRIDVEVSSSSVAIGESVSIPTSTVGESATSTLIFSSEGLPSATSPLSLETISSKDLVSPTSTVAFLQGLTSTSSFDIVSSEGFSSKVTSISSLETISSKDLPLQSLTSTSSFDIVSSEGFLSTTAKLATAVTSTPSLETISSKELPLQSLTSTSSFDIVSSEGFPSVTSKVTSTSSLETISSKDFAPEDLTSTPSFEITSSDRLPSVSGVQATALPSASFPVLNSVYVPSSATIPMPTLPSFRMPIATTTLVVEPPPQSSLSTRFPLTRTVTPTVSIRATSLASLRTVTIDSSQFSSLITSTETVASTQLRPSRVVVFQSSDSLPLLNVSSSLVEFLEPSSTPALVSSSASSVSSALSSASTFQSIMSSVAEPETLLFVESSTQLPLETTSFLSSRFSSVVAPEPSSSSVFISTTSSSIVPLDFSTSFSSVFISALSSSSIASSQFSIGTATSSSSSAILPADFSTSLLSSSDVSLMVSLRTSSVIPTAVEPTLPPASSLVSTAVRPANNSALSSAVAPTIPSISGSTLTDISSEFLLRSTSLAVSFPVQMTSSFDVPDPSSTGLSSVDVREVSSTGFLFSSSSIVGTRLSTALESSSVFAEAFFSSVSLIRSSDDQIPVATSTASFSSSLDIAGTSSISEFSSLPFSSSSLTSSFSSIGLTISSEFFDVVSSSSDVGFAGISSSIFTSSVRVSAELSTPIPIVNSTIIPISSFDDLVPSTTIFSSSSHRFVVSSTAAIVSEVSSTSITSSGAQSSISLEPSPTIVAMFSPSSSTIIGFVSLISTAVFDTVSLPTLSTTSSFSVSLFPPVIDFPTKTIASFSSPPILSSSLGRFPDVSSSLLISSDAVFVQTSSATILSRIRTSTSSLVPSETILPSQIVDFVSSIAELSASSSVLSPIISSSSFESSLTVSSALIPPSSSRFSASTFVFSLSFASDFVQSTSAVFPSFLSSTSQPGVADNSTVIASSLLVTSTAFLPVSSTSVLEPEATFSVRNFSSISSTASTFVFPSSSAELSVGITSSLSLVEPLSTSLQFFSTSATSSAVLETTSALAVASSTLFRLPMVLPSSSFVFPVLTSSAVRLVDFVSSTAAFSSAALMVNATETVPPTKPTPSFPTSPSTTNVASRNVSTTFPPTSAALVSSTPTFPTNATPGNVSTTSAPSSTAFPTNATAGNISTTSAATLVPSTPTFPTNATSGNFSTTSAPSSATLVPSTPPFLTNATSGNISTTSAPSSTVNATFPISTAAPAPSTPTFPSDATPGNVSATSATFPVNATSRSNVSTSPTVNATTTTDATTFVPSSTSGNVSTTSAPSPTANATSTSRFPTNATSGNISTASAVSPTLNATVIPALGNATTFPTISSTSASSPTVNATELRPTNATGTVSPASETATPTTTTENATSSLPTTEIPTNATEFATPAPTPATSMTSPSSPIATESPTTPTNRLPTTATSPANESTPISPTRYPPIAFWTELVFRLNFLDIHLSDLEWLLFMTSNLEEAYNEAKILAATVEKRRRREERPVVVTIINATTENQAENHAIVVFYVRDRGELIDAETVTNLLRLHEAQTINGIIGYEVVRINPYPYQAPTQLPITDDEFPLWAIVLIIVLTICLLLLLLLIICYCCWRSKYTDKVTLLQQPEYVGGKRLEEGSEPPGIELKHYNDILKEKLPPSQPIASWIEEDDDADDEADVEQRKIIVVESQDESSRDDVRKPLPDIRDAEEATSESPPGEYATIERSHVAAAAEISASLAPVLKASFPERRLPMIPLYRRVSVSRTSAETQMSLPATPKSSTASLSAAEPPPSKEEVEIRQELSLEIFRREEEERAREREEKEKAEAAASAFTEAQKKHIEQTMRQKADVERWRNKQRQRERHRQMEKEMKKKQDEEWRQLAEKKAAEKRRKERKERKEAQKELAGILDPEATQFEEITKRNIRRSSSKTRHWKKSTRSQIHPEIFHESPRSPVVWQPPPPPPPPPTSNHVVQVQPIPDSSPSPSPQQPELASPPRRRTLPTQPSHPPYDPRLGPRPPARSTMSRPKSASVVPYPTMGAPLLVQPRNERPYTAGAPPAMMHASTFSARPVASAWGEQQRVPGEQPVHVTPVYRTQSAQGHHVWNPYDNYRQSFQTLYSPSEPELSQPAAPPVYFPGSRSSTSMPQPQLPIQLGSRAPAPAPAPPSHVAPAPMQQPLVKAIQDELERLQRGRKIDHT